The proteins below come from a single Isoptericola dokdonensis DS-3 genomic window:
- a CDS encoding metallophosphoesterase family protein: MATEQIAVLSDVHGNLGALDAVLADVAARGITRVINLGDDAGKGPRGSAVVDRLREVCEVDVRGNWDDFLPQIADDGPPEMVWWRDELRADQLAWLRSKPLCHDLVLSGRRIRLFHASAASVHRKVHFHHTPEEFAAMFAATDLTGPGPTPDLVGYGDVHDAYVETHRSRTLFNTGSVGNPLDEPTPVYTILEGVPDATDPAPFGLTHVRVPYDVEAELDVARTLGMPRYEEWAGELRTGVYRYSPDANQAEPVG, from the coding sequence GTGGCCACCGAGCAGATCGCCGTCCTCTCCGACGTCCACGGCAACCTCGGCGCCCTCGACGCCGTCCTCGCGGACGTCGCGGCACGCGGCATCACGCGCGTGATCAACCTCGGCGACGACGCGGGCAAGGGTCCCCGGGGCAGCGCCGTCGTCGACCGGCTGCGCGAGGTGTGCGAGGTCGACGTGCGCGGCAACTGGGACGACTTCCTGCCGCAGATCGCCGACGACGGGCCGCCGGAGATGGTGTGGTGGCGCGACGAGCTGCGCGCCGACCAGCTCGCGTGGCTCCGGAGCAAGCCGCTGTGCCACGACCTCGTGCTCTCGGGGCGCCGCATCCGCCTGTTCCACGCGTCGGCCGCGAGCGTGCACCGCAAGGTGCACTTCCACCACACGCCCGAGGAGTTCGCTGCGATGTTCGCCGCGACCGACCTCACCGGACCTGGCCCGACGCCCGACCTGGTCGGGTACGGCGACGTCCACGACGCCTACGTGGAGACCCACCGCTCCCGCACCCTGTTCAACACGGGCAGCGTCGGCAACCCGCTCGACGAGCCGACGCCCGTCTACACGATCCTCGAGGGCGTCCCGGACGCGACCGACCCGGCGCCCTTCGGTCTCACGCACGTGCGCGTGCCCTACGACGTCGAGGCCGAGCTCGACGTCGCCCGCACGCTCGGCATGCCGAGGTACGAGGAGTGGGCGGGCGAGCTGCGCACCGGCGTGTACCGGTACTCCCCGGACGCGAACCAGGCCGAACCCGTCGGCTGA